Proteins co-encoded in one Cyprinus carpio isolate SPL01 chromosome B5, ASM1834038v1, whole genome shotgun sequence genomic window:
- the osmr gene encoding leukemia inhibitory factor receptor isoform X1 has translation MLRELTSTKMILHWTLMLTVFILCEHVKGWNSSSDTVTVPEVTELQALDMWRLEVKWMMDQKEEQRNQTYEIQVGRSTNMDIVDSMNVSRGSLEAVHTLVWTSQLPLNCVDHSIRIRFISGASPPSSWSSWKTIYGEMNLAHNEIKMFPDDQVLREGSTVMFCCIYPKETHITSMFFSNTPYKVINISPQVKAIRVENIKATNSFGVNFYCDRNSDVSAYNFVTFPPEKPFDFRCETEDMRHAYCLWKIHRAPNLEGDQRRKYTLQISDTKSVSCDVEDTDPASCRFDVIPHQITYNITLLVTNSLGQESETYTFSITDRVFPVPEHLEVTAGVFDLLVILQLNGSFKGLLLRCQTELEPGGIIQDLDKNGSDSMQYYAFRLQHLKPSKLYSVRGRCAVQRNDWGRWTIQRQFITEPLVTIDLWGQTREHPNRTITLLWKTVSSDSESYISAYEVCVGYRNTERNVCRNVTQTQVELTREINMSNITVRAVIQSGLSEPAHITIPSAHTESMLREKRIMGNEKGFQLTWTRDSTATCGYTIEWCMLGIALPCNLQWRKVPANQTFLNLTAGDFKAGVQYAFEIYGCSAEGHRRHEKQIGYLKEQKPTQRPTLDSSPNITWSSVKLKWSFNEKDPSHAGFITGYVITILDYSDAGSDLSSFRESVDDPHSKSWTVGGLEEDRPYTFQLAACTSAGCGPETTATFRTRQNYYLLMVKVLVPLLVLIGFCVCLWSFRNLIRGFPEESAGFLHIKALDLDDLYEANKKICTLMIEDCEWCDVEILDVQPIPAEKEWLTCAEDPSCSFITPKVTLPSGHLTTDVWLATHLTNFSYVSSVQQDVPSEELKTEATNQESEILGFSSDYVTSVAT, from the exons ATGCTGAGAGAGCTTACATCCACCAAAATGATTCTCCATTGGACACTGATGCTTACAGTTTTCATCCTGTGCGAACATGTTAAAGGCTGGAATTCTTCTTCAG ATACAGTCACTGTGCCAGAGGTTACTGAACTTCAGGCTTTGGACATGTGGAGGCTGGAGGTGAAGTGGATGATGGATCAGAAGGAAGAACAGAGAAATCAAACGTATGAAATACAAGTTGGACGCTCAACAAACATGGATATTGTCGACAGT ATGAACGTAAGCAGAGGATCACTGGAAGCAGTTCACACACTGGTTTGGACCTCACAGCTCCCGCTGAACTGTGTCGATCACTCTATTAGAATAAGATTCATCTCAGGTGCTTCACCACCCAGCTCTTGGAGTTCATGGAAAACCATCTATG GGGAGATGAACTTGGCCCACAATGAAATCAAGATGTTTCCAGACGACCAGGTGCTTCGGGAGGGATCCACGGTGATGTTCTGCTGCATTTATCCCAAAGAGACACACATCACCTCTATGTTCTTCAGCAACACTCCCTACAAAGTCATCAACATTAGCCCACAGGTCAAAGCCATTCGAGTGGAAAACATCAAAGCCACAAATTCATTTGGTGTCAACTTCTACTGCGACAGGAACAGTGATGTATCAGCATATAACTTTGTCACCT TTCCTCCTGAGAAACCATTCGATTTTAGATGTGAAACTGAAGACATGAGACACGCATACTGCTTGTGGAAAATACACAGAGCTCCTAACCTAGAAGGCGACCAGAGAAGGAAGTACACATTACAAATCAG TGACACCAAGTCTGTTAGCTGTGATGTGGAAGACACAGATCCTGCCTCCTGCAGATTTGACGTCATCCCACATCAGATCACCTACAACATCACATTACTTGTGACAAACAGTTTGGGGCAAGAGAGTGAGACCTACACATTCAGTATCACAGACAGAG TTTTTCCCGTCCCTGAGCATCTTGAAGTgactgcaggtgtgtttgatttgttgGTGATCTTGCAGCTGAATGGGAGTTTCAAAGGACTTCTGCTGAGATGCCAGACTGAACTTGAACCAGGAGGGATAATACAG GATTTAGATAAGAATGGATCTGACTCAATGCAGTATTACGCATTCAGACTGCAGCACCTAAAGCCCAGCAAGCTGTACTCCGTTAGGGGGCGCTGTGCAGTACAGAGGAACGACTGGGGACGATGGACAATACAAAGACAATTCATCACAG AACCTCTAGTGACCATAGATCTGTGGGGCCAAACCAGGGAGCATCCCAATCGCACCATCACACTGCTGTGGAAAACA GTCAGCAGTGACTCAGAGTCATACATCAGTGCCTACGAGGTGTGTGTGGGCtacagaaacacagagagaaatGTGTGCAGGAACGTCACACAGACACAGGTGGAACTAACCAGAGAGATCAATATGAGTAACATCACTGTGAGGGCCGTCATTCAGTCTGGCTTATCTGAACCAGCCCACATCACTATTCCTTCAGCACATACAG AGAGCATGCTGAGGGAGAAGaggattatgggtaatgaaaaGGGATTCCAGTTGACCTGGACGAGGGACTCGACTGCCACATGTGGTTACACCATAGAGTGGTGCATGTTGGGTATTGCGCTCCCCTGCAACTTACAGTGGAGAAAAGTCCCAGCAAATCAGACCTTCTTAAACCTGACTGCAG GGGATTTTAAAGCAGGAGTTCAATACGCTTTTGAAATCTACGGCTGTAGCGCTGAGGGACACCGACGTCACGAGAAACAGATCGGATACTTAAAAGAACAGA AGCCCACACAACGCCCTACACTGGACTCTAGCCCAAACATAACATGGTCATCTGTAAAGCTGAAATGGAGTTTCAATGAGAAGGATCCGAGTCACGCTGGATTCATCACAGGATATGTGATTACAATACTAGACTATTCAGACGCCGGCTCTGATCTCA GTTCCTTCAGAGAGTCAGTGGATGATCCTCACAGCAAGTCTTGGACAGTCGGTGGTCTTGAGGAGGACCGGCCGTACACATTTCAGCTGGCAGCGTGTACATCTGCAGGCTGTGGACCGGAGACCACCGCCACCTTCAGAACCAGACAGAACT ATTACCTGCTGATGGTGAAGGTTCTGGTTCCTCTCCTGGTTTTGATcggtttttgtgtttgtctgtggtCGTTCAGAAACCT GATAAGAGGCTTTCCAGAAGAATCGGCCGGCTTTCTGCACATAAAAGCACTGGACCTGGATGATCTTTATGAA GCAAACAAAAAGATCTGTACTCTGATGATAGAGGACTGTGAATGGTGTGACGTTGAGATTTTAGACGTGCAACCCATCCCAGCAGAGAAAGAATGGTTGACGTGCGCAGAGGACCCGAGCTGTTCATTCATTACTCCTAAAGTCACGCTACCATCCGGCCATCTTACCACAGACGTATGGCTGGCCACACATCTCACAAATTTCTCTTATGTGTCTTCTGTGCAGCAGGATGTGCCTTCAGAGGAGCTGAAGACAGAAGCCACAAATCAGGAGTCAGAGATCTTGGGCTTTTCGAGCGACTATGTCACTTCCGTAGCAACATAA
- the osmr gene encoding leukemia inhibitory factor receptor isoform X2: MNVSRGSLEAVHTLVWTSQLPLNCVDHSIRIRFISGASPPSSWSSWKTIYGEMNLAHNEIKMFPDDQVLREGSTVMFCCIYPKETHITSMFFSNTPYKVINISPQVKAIRVENIKATNSFGVNFYCDRNSDVSAYNFVTFPPEKPFDFRCETEDMRHAYCLWKIHRAPNLEGDQRRKYTLQISDTKSVSCDVEDTDPASCRFDVIPHQITYNITLLVTNSLGQESETYTFSITDRVFPVPEHLEVTAGVFDLLVILQLNGSFKGLLLRCQTELEPGGIIQDLDKNGSDSMQYYAFRLQHLKPSKLYSVRGRCAVQRNDWGRWTIQRQFITEPLVTIDLWGQTREHPNRTITLLWKTVSSDSESYISAYEVCVGYRNTERNVCRNVTQTQVELTREINMSNITVRAVIQSGLSEPAHITIPSAHTESMLREKRIMGNEKGFQLTWTRDSTATCGYTIEWCMLGIALPCNLQWRKVPANQTFLNLTAGDFKAGVQYAFEIYGCSAEGHRRHEKQIGYLKEQKPTQRPTLDSSPNITWSSVKLKWSFNEKDPSHAGFITGYVITILDYSDAGSDLSSFRESVDDPHSKSWTVGGLEEDRPYTFQLAACTSAGCGPETTATFRTRQNYYLLMVKVLVPLLVLIGFCVCLWSFRNLIRGFPEESAGFLHIKALDLDDLYEANKKICTLMIEDCEWCDVEILDVQPIPAEKEWLTCAEDPSCSFITPKVTLPSGHLTTDVWLATHLTNFSYVSSVQQDVPSEELKTEATNQESEILGFSSDYVTSVAT; encoded by the exons ATGAACGTAAGCAGAGGATCACTGGAAGCAGTTCACACACTGGTTTGGACCTCACAGCTCCCGCTGAACTGTGTCGATCACTCTATTAGAATAAGATTCATCTCAGGTGCTTCACCACCCAGCTCTTGGAGTTCATGGAAAACCATCTATG GGGAGATGAACTTGGCCCACAATGAAATCAAGATGTTTCCAGACGACCAGGTGCTTCGGGAGGGATCCACGGTGATGTTCTGCTGCATTTATCCCAAAGAGACACACATCACCTCTATGTTCTTCAGCAACACTCCCTACAAAGTCATCAACATTAGCCCACAGGTCAAAGCCATTCGAGTGGAAAACATCAAAGCCACAAATTCATTTGGTGTCAACTTCTACTGCGACAGGAACAGTGATGTATCAGCATATAACTTTGTCACCT TTCCTCCTGAGAAACCATTCGATTTTAGATGTGAAACTGAAGACATGAGACACGCATACTGCTTGTGGAAAATACACAGAGCTCCTAACCTAGAAGGCGACCAGAGAAGGAAGTACACATTACAAATCAG TGACACCAAGTCTGTTAGCTGTGATGTGGAAGACACAGATCCTGCCTCCTGCAGATTTGACGTCATCCCACATCAGATCACCTACAACATCACATTACTTGTGACAAACAGTTTGGGGCAAGAGAGTGAGACCTACACATTCAGTATCACAGACAGAG TTTTTCCCGTCCCTGAGCATCTTGAAGTgactgcaggtgtgtttgatttgttgGTGATCTTGCAGCTGAATGGGAGTTTCAAAGGACTTCTGCTGAGATGCCAGACTGAACTTGAACCAGGAGGGATAATACAG GATTTAGATAAGAATGGATCTGACTCAATGCAGTATTACGCATTCAGACTGCAGCACCTAAAGCCCAGCAAGCTGTACTCCGTTAGGGGGCGCTGTGCAGTACAGAGGAACGACTGGGGACGATGGACAATACAAAGACAATTCATCACAG AACCTCTAGTGACCATAGATCTGTGGGGCCAAACCAGGGAGCATCCCAATCGCACCATCACACTGCTGTGGAAAACA GTCAGCAGTGACTCAGAGTCATACATCAGTGCCTACGAGGTGTGTGTGGGCtacagaaacacagagagaaatGTGTGCAGGAACGTCACACAGACACAGGTGGAACTAACCAGAGAGATCAATATGAGTAACATCACTGTGAGGGCCGTCATTCAGTCTGGCTTATCTGAACCAGCCCACATCACTATTCCTTCAGCACATACAG AGAGCATGCTGAGGGAGAAGaggattatgggtaatgaaaaGGGATTCCAGTTGACCTGGACGAGGGACTCGACTGCCACATGTGGTTACACCATAGAGTGGTGCATGTTGGGTATTGCGCTCCCCTGCAACTTACAGTGGAGAAAAGTCCCAGCAAATCAGACCTTCTTAAACCTGACTGCAG GGGATTTTAAAGCAGGAGTTCAATACGCTTTTGAAATCTACGGCTGTAGCGCTGAGGGACACCGACGTCACGAGAAACAGATCGGATACTTAAAAGAACAGA AGCCCACACAACGCCCTACACTGGACTCTAGCCCAAACATAACATGGTCATCTGTAAAGCTGAAATGGAGTTTCAATGAGAAGGATCCGAGTCACGCTGGATTCATCACAGGATATGTGATTACAATACTAGACTATTCAGACGCCGGCTCTGATCTCA GTTCCTTCAGAGAGTCAGTGGATGATCCTCACAGCAAGTCTTGGACAGTCGGTGGTCTTGAGGAGGACCGGCCGTACACATTTCAGCTGGCAGCGTGTACATCTGCAGGCTGTGGACCGGAGACCACCGCCACCTTCAGAACCAGACAGAACT ATTACCTGCTGATGGTGAAGGTTCTGGTTCCTCTCCTGGTTTTGATcggtttttgtgtttgtctgtggtCGTTCAGAAACCT GATAAGAGGCTTTCCAGAAGAATCGGCCGGCTTTCTGCACATAAAAGCACTGGACCTGGATGATCTTTATGAA GCAAACAAAAAGATCTGTACTCTGATGATAGAGGACTGTGAATGGTGTGACGTTGAGATTTTAGACGTGCAACCCATCCCAGCAGAGAAAGAATGGTTGACGTGCGCAGAGGACCCGAGCTGTTCATTCATTACTCCTAAAGTCACGCTACCATCCGGCCATCTTACCACAGACGTATGGCTGGCCACACATCTCACAAATTTCTCTTATGTGTCTTCTGTGCAGCAGGATGTGCCTTCAGAGGAGCTGAAGACAGAAGCCACAAATCAGGAGTCAGAGATCTTGGGCTTTTCGAGCGACTATGTCACTTCCGTAGCAACATAA